TGTGGCATCCGTGGCAGATCGAGGAAGTCATCCCTCGAGCTGACGACCACCTGTATCCGATTGAGGCGTGCCGAATCGTCGGCATCATGCACCCGTATCAGATAGCGTTCGCCCGGCCGAACATTTTCCACCTTAATCGTACGCGGATAATACACGTCCCGTACCGGCTCTATGATGCGACGCTTTTTCTTCAACACCTCCAAGCTCACCGTACCGCCGCACGGCGTGAGGTGAAGCTTGAAGAAATTGTTTGGCGAACGCTTCGGAACCTTAAAATTGAACAGCGAAATCCCACCCAACGTGGACAGCTTCCCGACCGCAACCTTGCCCTCGAGCAGTTGCGTCGGGCGGGTACGGTTGAGCTGCACCTGCGCAGAACCCAACAGGAACGATAGGTTATTGTGCTGGGAGTGTATCGCAAACACGTCCACGTAGTACGTCACGTTCGGTTTCATGCCCCGGATAAGCTGCTTGGTACGGGTGCCGGTACACACGATCGTAGTCTCTGCGTCCGCATCCAGCTTGCGCTCATCGCGCGGTCCCAATCGGTGCAGGAAATCGTTCACGATGATTGTGTCGCACGATGGCCGATGGACGGAGTTACCCAATGCCTGGCACAGGGTTCGCTGTCGCCTGCCGGTGCTAACCGCGAGACAATAGTTCATCACATGGATGTCCAGCTTGCTCTTTTCCCACTTGATCATGACGACGTACCGAcgacgctgctgctgcactttTATACGGGACGGTGCGCTCAGATTACGAAAGGGCCAGCTGCGAAAATCTTCGGCCCCTTTACGATTGTAGCCGAGACGATAGGTACAGCCATCGAGAACAGGACTGTCTGCTAGCTCAACGATCACCTGATACACACCGCGCTGGACGCACGATCGAAAGAACTGGGTCCCGTTGGCTAGGGCTGCAATATCTACATGAAGAAGCAGCATTAAACATACCGAGATGAGGTTCAACGTCAGTTCCCTATTTAAAGCCTTTACTTACAGCGTCCTTCGTACTGCACCCACCATCTAGCAGCCGGGGATGCATCTTCTTTACTGGAGCAACTGGCCGTTACAGTGATGGAAAGTGGACTCGTCtccagcaaacgaaacgagtATCTGTAAAAGcagtagcgaaaaaaaaacggtcagCGACGAACGTCAGACGCGTGAACTCTGGCACGGATGTCAAGGAAgtagtttatttaatttatacaGATTTAATTACAGTGATTTGTCACTTTTATGGTGCACTTTTCGGACGCCCTTCTGCGGCGTGGCTGAGTGCGCCACCGAAACGACCCGTGCGGTAGACGATTTATCATACCATAATCGCCCGTATAGACAACTTTATTTGTCTATATAGCTGACGGTTCCAAACTTTCCGATTACGAGCTAGCGTTGCTCCGTTATTTTTTACTTCCCATCGCACGGATCCACTTGAACCGCAGGAACGGTAGTAAATTTACAAGCAAATTTACGTCGGTTCCTGTTTCCGGCTTGGCGCCAATTCCTCTTGTGGTGAAGATGTTTCAACCACCGTTTGCGACTTGTTATTGTTTATCCCTTTTCTAGGTGGTAAATGAACGTTACTTTGGTGTCTTGTCATTGTTTTTAGGTTCTAGAAGAACTATATAAAactcaaatttaaattcaagatttgtaatatatttattttttatattttttatttatatgtaAAAGTTACGCATCAACTACAGCATGATTGTTTAGCTATCAAAATGGCCGGGCCATCTAGCCTTGTATAATAGTGATGTAAAAATTGCAGTAAAAATTCTTATTAAATTACTATAGCAGCAACGACAGCAATAGCTTTGTATAACACTTCAGTAAATTGCCAAGTATTTAATATAGAATAACCTTACTCGAATCTTTACTCGGTAAAAAACCTTTATCgaattttatctttttaaatCTTCCGATTAGTCATCAAAAGATATTCTAATCCACTTCAACTTGATGGTAACTTTGCCTTATAAGATCGCctgttaatatttttctacTTAAGCGTCTTCCTGAATTTTTTCATCTTTCGCGATTTTATAACCATTTCACTTGCAGTTCGTTCTTTCAGTTGTAAACGCACTAATAGCTCGTCCCATTTCTTCTCCACAATGTCTCTTAACTGACGCACCCAGCGCGTTGTTGAGAGCAGCTCCAGCAAAAACACCaccccacacaaacacaaccctATGCCGTACAGCGCAAAGGCACTTTGCAGATGATCCAAGGTCAGCACAACCTCCGGAGACGCGGCTATAATATCCTCCTCGCTGAGTTCCCGATTACGCCTGATGCGATCCAGTATGGTGACGTTGTAGAGGAAGTCTTTCCACAGCTTCTGCATGATGCCCATATCGATGAGATTGGAGAGGATGCGATTGAACTTGGGCAACagcgggaaacctttctccaTGATCATCTCGATCTGCGTCACAAACACGTCCTTTGACAGCCCGTGAACCAGCCCGTAGTACTTGGTGTTGCGCACGTACAGCCGACTCATCAGCAGGGACCGCCTGCCATCCACCACGGCCTGCAGATTGGCGAGCGATGGCTGAAACTCGGACGTGGCGTTGTAGCGCTCGGACACAAGTTGATCGTCTTCGAAGTCGTTTATGA
This region of Anopheles marshallii chromosome 2, idAnoMarsDA_429_01, whole genome shotgun sequence genomic DNA includes:
- the LOC128710497 gene encoding uncharacterized protein LOC128710497: MSTGVVSLAVAIAVSIVVHVLLLTGALVGPAYGAVRGADRHSYPSASKSTIDRQGFAPPAYNAAGHRRGAKNYACLQDLTQAMVPPGPERAPVRSGDETVVLMEDRTVVLGEDEADVDIDDDIDTGSGTNVSTIGSRFNFRRYSFRLLETSPLSITVTASCSSKEDASPAARWWVQYEGRYIAALANGTQFFRSCVQRGVYQVIVELADSPVLDGCTYRLGYNRKGAEDFRSWPFRNLSAPSRIKVQQQRRRYVVMIKWEKSKLDIHVMNYCLAVSTGRRQRTLCQALGNSVHRPSCDTIIVNDFLHRLGPRDERKLDADAETTIVCTGTRTKQLIRGMKPNVTYYVDVFAIHSQHNNLSFLLGSAQVQLNRTRPTQLLEGKVAVGKLSTLGGISLFNFKVPKRSPNNFFKLHLTPCGGTVSLEVLKKKRRIIEPVRDVYYPRTIKVENVRPGERYLIRVHDADDSARLNRIQVVVSSRDDFLDLPRMPHNTTILEVSALRKCHSSTIAWFRSPDKDVSYCVYVFKLSKTQYYINNVKIPTYCELENRDVCNHPQFHHRHCFYTKEYNLLSLDIPNLLPEHYYTVFVTANSTPSRSLPYKSVRIKTAKNCFDSNQILPTGHIGNGKEAMKAAGYRKIGGQKRRNTATATKNSLSERGALKRSRKQQEPSSRNV